One Desulfuromonadales bacterium DNA window includes the following coding sequences:
- a CDS encoding sigma-54 dependent transcriptional regulator, with protein MQPANYQILLVDDEESMREVLSIMLHREGYRVDAVSDGAQAVERLKVQGYDLVVSDIKMPRLNGFELLAHIRERFPETVVLMITAFSTTEEAVEAMKQGAYDYITKPFKNEEIRLVVKNALERKTLRQENLQLKKELDRRYSFGNLIGKSKKMQEVYDLIEKVAASRANVLVAGESGTGKELVAKAIHYNSERKDKPFIAVNCGAIPENLLESELFGHEKGSFTGAVQQKAGLFEVANGGTLFLDEIGELPPSMQVKLLRVLQEREFRRVGGTRNIQVDVRMVAASNKNLEEEVGRGAFREDLFYRLNVIRIILPPLRERRDDIPLLIEHFFRSITGREGVDIAESALCSMLDYHWPGNVRELENVVERCLVLGQSSQITESGLPPQFHAGRPVQSGHLAEIPDTGLDLDAYLGGIEKDILLKALEKTGGIRKRAAELLGITFRSIRYRLAKFDIDPGEEE; from the coding sequence ATGCGGGAGGTCCTCTCCATCATGCTGCACCGCGAGGGTTATCGGGTGGATGCCGTAAGTGACGGAGCCCAAGCCGTCGAGCGGCTCAAGGTGCAGGGGTATGACCTGGTGGTCAGCGACATCAAGATGCCTCGCCTCAACGGTTTCGAGCTGCTGGCGCACATCCGTGAACGGTTTCCGGAGACCGTGGTGCTGATGATCACCGCCTTTTCCACCACCGAAGAAGCGGTGGAGGCGATGAAGCAGGGGGCGTACGACTACATCACCAAGCCATTCAAGAACGAAGAGATCCGTCTCGTCGTCAAGAACGCTCTCGAACGCAAGACCCTGCGACAGGAAAACCTCCAGCTGAAGAAGGAACTCGACCGGCGCTATTCCTTCGGCAACCTGATCGGCAAGAGCAAGAAGATGCAGGAGGTCTACGACCTCATCGAGAAGGTGGCAGCCAGCCGGGCGAATGTGCTGGTCGCCGGCGAGAGCGGCACCGGCAAGGAACTGGTCGCCAAGGCGATTCATTACAACAGCGAGCGCAAGGACAAACCCTTCATCGCGGTGAACTGCGGGGCGATCCCTGAGAACCTGCTTGAGAGCGAGCTCTTCGGTCACGAAAAGGGCTCCTTCACCGGCGCCGTGCAGCAGAAGGCCGGCCTCTTCGAAGTCGCCAACGGCGGTACGCTCTTCCTCGACGAGATCGGCGAACTCCCCCCGTCGATGCAGGTGAAGCTGCTGCGGGTGCTGCAGGAGCGCGAGTTCCGACGGGTCGGCGGCACCCGGAACATCCAGGTCGACGTGCGTATGGTCGCCGCCTCCAATAAAAACCTGGAGGAAGAAGTCGGACGCGGAGCCTTTCGCGAGGACCTCTTCTACCGGCTCAACGTCATCCGCATCATATTGCCCCCTCTGCGGGAGCGGCGGGACGACATCCCGCTGCTGATCGAGCATTTCTTCCGCAGCATCACCGGCCGGGAGGGGGTGGACATTGCGGAGAGCGCCCTGTGCAGCATGCTCGATTACCACTGGCCCGGCAATGTCCGTGAGCTGGAAAACGTCGTCGAGCGCTGCCTCGTGCTCGGCCAGTCGAGCCAGATCACCGAGTCCGGACTGCCGCCGCAATTTCATGCCGGCCGCCCGGTGCAGTCGGGGCATCTGGCGGAAATCCCCGACACGGGACTCGATCTCGATGCCTACCTGGGTGGCATTGAAAAGGACATCCTGCTCAAGGCCCTGGAGAAGACCGGCGGCATCCGCAAGAGGGCGGCCGAGCTGCTGGGGATCACCTTTCGCTCCATCCGTTACCGTCTGGCCAAGTTTGATATCGACCCGGGTGAGGAAGAGTGA
- a CDS encoding prepilin-type N-terminal cleavage/methylation domain-containing protein — translation MLKKFKKSEKGFTLIELLIVVAIIGILAAIAIPQFSAYRQKAYNSAANSDLKNIKTGFEAYMAETQKYPEALDAR, via the coding sequence ATGTTGAAGAAGTTCAAAAAGAGCGAAAAGGGTTTCACCCTGATCGAGCTGTTGATCGTCGTGGCGATCATCGGCATCCTGGCAGCCATCGCCATCCCGCAGTTCTCCGCCTACCGGCAGAAGGCCTACAACAGCGCCGCCAACAGCGACCTGAAGAACATCAAGACCGGGTTCGAGGCGTACATGGCCGAAACCCAGAAGTACCCTGAAGCCCTTGATGCCCGCTAA
- a CDS encoding ABC transporter permease, protein MLPQVAVLVKNHLRAMVRDRVLSAVLGVALTMLLLVPALSSFSMRQVQELAVTLSLSAVSGVLLVVTLLLGASSIWRDIERRYTTSILTLPVSRAAFLLSKFISIALFLILCTLVLGLGSAVVIVLAAHSYPSDIPVHWSNIALVL, encoded by the coding sequence ATGTTGCCTCAGGTTGCCGTCCTCGTTAAAAACCATCTGCGCGCCATGGTCCGTGACCGTGTGCTGTCTGCCGTGCTCGGTGTTGCCTTGACCATGCTCCTCCTTGTGCCGGCACTGAGCAGCTTTTCCATGCGCCAGGTGCAGGAGTTGGCAGTCACCCTGTCTCTCTCTGCGGTTTCCGGAGTTTTGTTAGTGGTGACGCTGCTGCTTGGCGCGTCATCGATCTGGCGGGATATCGAGCGCCGCTACACCACGTCAATCCTGACGCTCCCCGTGAGCCGGGCGGCGTTTCTGCTCAGCAAGTTCATCAGCATTGCCCTGTTCCTGATCCTCTGCACCCTGGTGCTCGGCCTGGGGAGCGCCGTGGTCATCGTTCTGGCGGCGCACTCCTACCCCTCCGACATCCCCGTTCACTGGAGCAATATCGCCCTGGTACTG